One Verrucomicrobiota bacterium genomic window, AGAGCTTGCTCCTCCGCCCGTCCCCCATGCCTCCTCTCGTCTCAATAATCATCCCCAGCTTCAACCAAGGTAAATTCATCAAGGCCACCTTGGACTCCATCCTGTCGCAGGATTACCGGCCGCTGGAGATCATCGTGGTGGATGGCGCTTCCAAAGATGAAACCGTGACTGTCCTGCACCAATACGATGGCGTGCCGGAAGTCAAATGGATCTCCGAACCGGATAAAGGCGTAGTGGACGGTGTGAATAAAGGTTTCCGACGGGCACAGGGCCTGTTTGCCGCGATCCAAAGCTCGGACGACTATTACCTGCCGGGGGCCATTGCCACGGCAATGAAAGAGTTACAGAATGATTCGCAGCTTGGGTTCGTTTTTGGTGACATCGTCAAAATAGACGCGGATGGCCGGGAGCTTTCTCGGTCCAAGCTGGGGCCATACTCTCGAGAAAATATTCTGTCCCTGCAAACTTGGATCCCCCAGCCCTCGTGCTTTTTTCGTCTCGAACTCGCCCGGCAGCTTGGCGGGTGGCGCGAGGAAGTGCCGTATGCGCCCGACACCGAGCTGTGGTACCGCATGATGCTCCGGGCTGGGGCCAGGAAAATTGACCAGCCATTGGCCGTGCGGCGCATGCACGGGGAACAACGCGACCGGCAGGGGGAAAAAATTATCCGCTCGTATGCCCAGGTGGTACAGGATTATTTTGAGAAGTTTGGCGCCCCCCCGGAATTGCGTCCAGCGGCGGAAGCTGGGCTGCTGCTGATGCGCAACCGCTATGGGTATGGCGAGAACGAGTCCGTTAAACTGGACCGCCTGCGGCAGGCGGTGGAAATGTATCCACCACTCGCCAAGTTGCTACCTCCAGCCAGTGGACTTTTTAGGCGGGCAGTTGGGAAGGTGTTGCGAAAGCTAAGAGTGCGCCAGTGATTTTGGGTAGACAATATTTATCACGGATTTGTTAAATCGATATCATGTGTGGCATATTTGGATTTGCCGGTAAAGTCAGTGAATCGGAGTTCGAGCGGTGCGGCCGCTTGCTGCGACACCGGGGGCCGGATGCCTTTGGGGTCCATCATGATCGGGATAACCAGGTACATTTTGCCCATTGTCGGCTGGCCATTATTGACTTGTCGTCCAATGGCGCTCAGCCGATGTGTAATGAAACGGGTGACGTCTGGGTGGTTTTCAATGGCGAGATATATAATTTCCAGAAGCTGCGCCAGGAGTTGGAGGGATTGGGACACGTGTTCAAATCCAATAGCGACACCGAAGCCATCCTGCACGCGTGGGAGCAATGGGGGACGTCCGCCTTTAAGCGGTTGGAAGGGATGTTTGCGTTTGGGTTGTGGGACCGCCAGCGTCGGCAACTGGCGCTGGTGCGGGATCGGGTCGGCATCAAGCCCCTTTAT contains:
- a CDS encoding glycosyltransferase family 2 protein, which encodes MPPLVSIIIPSFNQGKFIKATLDSILSQDYRPLEIIVVDGASKDETVTVLHQYDGVPEVKWISEPDKGVVDGVNKGFRRAQGLFAAIQSSDDYYLPGAIATAMKELQNDSQLGFVFGDIVKIDADGRELSRSKLGPYSRENILSLQTWIPQPSCFFRLELARQLGGWREEVPYAPDTELWYRMMLRAGARKIDQPLAVRRMHGEQRDRQGEKIIRSYAQVVQDYFEKFGAPPELRPAAEAGLLLMRNRYGYGENESVKLDRLRQAVEMYPPLAKLLPPASGLFRRAVGKVLRKLRVRQ